The sequence TATATTGATCAGTGTCCACATCTGTAAAAACAAGAGCTGAGTGATGTAATTCACAGTTGATGTAGATGACAGAGCTCAGACTGGTACAAGTACTTCAGTTTTTATACAGAACCAGTTCACTAAACTCTAAATGGAgtaacagtttgtttttttatcaataggAACACAATGTAAATGAATATCCTTGATAAACTGTTTAAGGGAGATAAGAGAAGAGTTTTTATTGACCATCCACTCTAAGGAAACCCTGTCAGCTCATTTGTAAACAGTCAAAAAGTTCAGAGGCACTATTTGTTTGTAACATATTTCCATTGAAATTTAATCATAGCTTTAAAACAAAGTAGAATCTGACACGAGACAGTGAAGATATTAAACATCACACATGCaaccttctcttcctcctttccaTGTTTGTTCTCCTGTGGCTTGGGCCTGTTAATAATTAGCATTATGTGGTTATGAGTATAAGACTAACACAGACTAATTCAAATATTAACTCTGTTAGAAGGAGTTGTGTTATTCAAACGCCTCTGATAAAATACATAGGAGGCCCGAAAGTAAACGTGTATATAGTTGAATCATTTCACTCCAGCGtggttgaaaatgaaaacaagatttcactGATTGCTTCCCATTATTAAaaaactttacaaaataaactaatatgaatttgatttcaaatataatacaatttaaaaaaaaaacaaaaaaaactatgatTTCTGGTGAGCTGGATTGAAACATGGAAGTGGAACGAAAGCTGTCGTCTTCGTGATGAACTGAAAACGGAGCGAGACCAACCGAGTGTTCATTTGACAAACAGCTGGATCGGCTCCCTGGTCCCTGGAGGGCGGGAGCCTCTTGACCTCCACACGCCGTCCAGCACACCTggtcctgctgcagctcgggGACTCACACAGTGATCAGCTTCTGTTTGGACTCTGCGTCCTTCTGGCTCAGCTTGGACGTGTCCAGCTTTGGAAGTCCATACAGGTAGATGGAGACGCACACGAGTAAGGCACCAGAGGCAAATGTGATTGCTGCAAAAGAgcgggagaaaaagaaaagagtaaGACGGTTGTAGAATGGTATCATCTGGAATTCCACAGATGTCCAGGACACATGGCGGCGCAGACTGTGAACCGGTTCAGGATAGATTCATTGTCAAATAATatgcactaaacacacacatgccctcaTCTCAGAACAAGCTGGACCAGAAAATAGTTTCTCAGCCGTCCATCTGTCAACGTTGGGGTTAACTTACTTATCTGTAGGCCAAACAAGATGACGGATGCAACAGTGGAGATGACGATGGCGGCCGCGGCGGAGAAGCCTTTCATGATGTTGTCCGTGTACTTCACCACCACCGACGTGTACAGACCCCCCACACTGGCCAGCACTGACAGCACAGACGGAAAAGTGTCAACCGAACAATTGcgaaaaacatgtaaataaatagaatatCATTCTCTGCTTTTATCGTACTTACACACTACAAAGCACACCCAGGGTGTGTAACCGAAAAAGAAGCCTTTTTCCAGAACGTTTTCACCGTCCTTCATGAAAACTCCCATCAGTGTGACCACGATGCCCGACAGGTACATCTGTATGTTCCTCACCCACAAGGACGTGTCGGAGCTCTTCAGCACCTTCTCAAAGTAAACACCTTAAATCAGAGCGGGAGCACAAGTTAGAGCCAAGAAGACAAACAAGTCTGAAACCAGACGGCAGGTCAATAACCTCCcatgcaaataaaaacacttcacTCAGCCACTTCAGTTTCACATTTGAATGCACATCACACAGTGCCTTGTGAAAACTCGGGGTCACATTTACCTGCAAATCCAGAGCAGATGACAGCAACGGCGATGGCCATGAAGCCAACTAAAGGATTTTGCTcgatctggggggggggggggggggggggggtgggagagaCGTAAACATGAGCCACCCGGTAATCCAAAGCAGCATCCATGACGGCGGTGGTCACATGACATAGACATTGATGTGTCACCCGTACCTGGACTTTGGTGGCTTCAACAGGCCGCCACTGTACGAGTGTGACGCCTCCGCAGAGCATGAAGACAGAGAACCACTGCAGCCGGCTCAGAGAGCGGTTCAGCATGAGGACCGTGCACAGGGCCGTGCACGGGATCTTCAGCTGATAGGTCAcctaaacagaaaaacacagctgGGGTCAAActactgtgtgtttttcctaTTTATAACAAGGGAAGGAGGGCCGAACGTTTCCATTGTGGTGAACACTGTACTTTTATCTGAACATCATTCAAATTGCTACCTGATAAACTGCAGCATCGAGGTTGCTCAGGGCCAGAAAGGCCATGTTGTTCTGAACTCCGTACACGACCGAGGGCACGCTCAGCTTCAGCAGCTCCTTGGGGCTGTAGAGCACGTGCTCCACGAGGGCGTTCTTCAGCCGGCTGAGGCTTCCGGTCTCTCTGGGGGAGAAGACGTGAAAACAGACcaataagaggaggaggagaggaaatatggacaaatttaaattaaatctaaacatatttttataaGTATTTTAAACTGTTTAGATTCCCTTTTTGTACGTGTTCCAAAGTTGATGAAAAAAACATCTAGCATTGTTTTGGAATTGTTCTACtcaatttcccagagaataattcatggatcaaatcaaattttgaTCTATGTTAAGTGTCTGTTCTTACCTCCAGCTGTTTCTatattaattgatttaaattaaaattgtgTTATCTGTATTTATTCCTCAGGCATTTACTTTTTTGCCCTTGACTTTCCTATTTGACttaattttttctttcacttctttAGTCGGATATATTGTAAACGAGGTCTCAACAACCAGTGTGTCCCAGAGTTTAAATAACAGTAACATGAATATTGGTATTGAACATGTATTAGTCCCTAACTACAGTATCTACCCCCAAACCCCTAATGGACCAGGCTCCCCTCTATACCCCAGATGATTAATCGATTAACCAACAGCTGGCAGATTCATcagtaataacaataacaacaatagaTTCCACGTTGTGTACATTGTGTTCGGTTCCCCACGTTTAGAGGGAAGCTGGCGGACTCTTACTTTGTCAACATGCCCAGGCTCAGCACGAGTTTAATGACCTCGGTGATGCACACGGCGGTGGTGGAGAAGTACAGGTCCCCGGACGAGATGGTCCTCGTGTACCGCAGGACAACCGTGTACGTGGCCGCCACCAGGGTCATCACCGTCAGGCAGTAGAGCTTGAACACCACGCTCACGTTCTCTGGAGGAAACACGGGAGAGTCACTGGCGAGCAGCTAACGGGACTCATCCTCCATGTTCGGAGCGGGACCGACGACAGGCTCCATCTTTTCTCGTTAAACAACAGTCACACATCACCGACGTGTGTCAGTGACGTATAACCGACAGATTGGAGACattgttatttcatttaaaGTCGTTTTTGTCGCCACCgtgttttttctcccctctaAGCTAGCTCCAATGCTAGCATGTAGCCGCAGGTAAAACTCACCGACGGCcattgtgtctgttgtgtgtccgTCCTGTAGGGAGAAGGGGTCGGTTGTCCTGCTCGTTACATGGCGTTAGAGCCTCCACATGCACGCGGGGCTGGTCCGAGGTGAGTTCGCCGCCGAGGAGaccggaggaggagaccggAGCTGGACCACGATCACAGCCCGGCGAGCCACTGAGGAGGTTCCTGCCTACTTCTACCAGCATGCACCGCGGGTCAACAATGTCGGGCGACGCACAGCCCCTCCCCTTTCAGTGGCGTAGCAGAAAAATCTGGGGCCCGtttgataaatataaataataatgatttattttaattacatttttcaaattgaCAAGGTGTTgagaatattttttaaacaaataatatCAAATCATTATAGGTAACTCGACAAAGACAAGAATACAATTTgttatagataaaaaaaaagggtaaacatttaaataaaacattatgatGTTGTTTAATATTGTTGGTAAGATCAGAACTAGATCAAAAGTAAAATGAACACGAATAAAACGTTTTCTCGGTTGTTCCTGTTGTCAACTCCCCAACTCCCTTGTTGCAGTCTCCCCAGTGTGGTCCACTTGATGCAGCTCTCAGTTATGACCACAGGGGGCAGCAAAGTTCTCCAGAAGAGATGAAGTGTAATAAAAAACGATGGCAGAGAGGGGCTGAGGGGGCTGCCCCCTACTGGTACAACTGCAGGgcattcaaagaaaaaactgaaatcaatAAAAGAAACTTTCACTTAATTTTCCAAAGTTGTTAAAGATATAGAAATATTACAGTTAATATGCAATGTAAATTATCCGTTGTAGAGTATTTCTTTAGAGTTTTCAGCTAATTTATAAACAGATGGATATTCTTATCTATGATAAGACGTAATACTGGTAACTCCCATAAAAGCTGTTATAAAATCTGATCAGGAACTATAGCTGCAATTAAGTGCACATAGTGAATTTATAGGTGCAATATTTAATTGCTTTATCAGCTGCAGATTTAATTCATGTTTTGTTCCTGGTTAAGCTACAGAAAGGTGAATGTGTTACCTGTACAGTCTGCAGACatacataataaaataattcacCGTCAATCAAAGCCACCGCACGATACATTTGATGGTGTGTTGCCCCAAAATCAAGATACAGTAAAGCTGCTCTTGGCTCCTTAACATCgcacaattaaaaaaactatttaaaaatcaAGTAACAGATGAAGGTAAATTCTGAAAACTTTTTTTGGAACTTGGGATTTGAGATTCGAAATCTTTTGGGGCTGATGTCAGTGCTGAtaggttaaaaaagaaagattacTATGGAATCGACTTCTGTCTCaggtttatataaaaatatcaatctGTTCTAAGACTGGTAATATAACTCTGTGACACCAGGTTTGAATTATTCCTACAGATCATGATTATCAAGTTTCTGCAGATGTGTTACAACAGGACAAACTGTTCAGCTCATCTAAGCCCGTTCAAAGATTAGCATTGATGAGGGTGATTCGGCCTCAgcaggaggttcaagcagagTTAATGTCCTTGAGGGACGATAACAGACTATAAAGGCAGCACGGCCTCATATCAGGATTAACCTAATCACGATTGCAGCGGACTCTGTGGTAGTAGAGGTGTTCTTAGTTCTGCAGCAACAAGGAAGCAATGGAGAGGTCATGACTGTACTTCTGTTTTTCAGTAAGCCACAGACTAAACCTCAGGtgaatgtggggggggggggtgctagaAGGACGAGAGCTGGTGTTAATGTCTATAGCTCATGAGAACCGGAACAGTAGCCGTCAGCGTCTGGTTGGTTGTTTTcctgacatctttaaagcccCTCACATCTAATCAGCAGGAAGATAAGAGATACTCGGGTTCATAACGTCAAAGCATCAGCGTTAcgtaaaaaataacatttcttcAGCTTCTGTCGtagagatgatttaaaaaaaaagattatcttTATGGACACAGAGATTTAGAAGGAACATCACATATTTCTATCAACACACTAAATGGTCATTAAGGCACATTCTTGATTGAGGAGAATCAGCAGAGAACTAGTTATCTAGTTAAGAATCGTGATAAATGACCTGTTTTCTAATCAAAGTCCAAGTTTTTTTATTCCACGTTAACGAAACTCATACGATCGGCTGACTTGATGTGAAGCCAACAAAAAGATATACTGTTGATGGGAATAGTTTTTCTTGCATCATGTGACTGTGCTAATAACCAGGATGATCACCTTTGACGCTTTGCCCTGTTACAGTAATAACCTTTCACTTGGTTCCACAGGAAGACAACAGAGTGGCGTGATTCCTTAGGTTGAGTGAGGTCAAGGACTGATTCATCAGATACTGTATCAGGAGAAACATTCGTCTGGCTCTGTTCAAACTAAAGAGATCAAACCTACCAGACAACAGGAAATCCAACTCCACATGAACATGCTGGTTATTTACATAAAAGTTTGGAGGCAGGCAgatattgttgtgttttatttctagactttgtgctaagctaagctaataaACTGCCGCTGGAGGTGGATATTTGTGATGAGGAGCCAAATCTTTCTCAtgtacagagaaaaaaaaatatttgtttcatgGCAAAGTTAATAAGTAAAGATTATCTCATGAAGAAAAGCTTCAGTGCTTTCACTGCTTTCTGTAAATCTATGTAAAGTTTCTTTGAGCATCTGTTAAAAGCGCTATGTACAAATTAAAtgtatgatgataataataatagctttatattattgttattacctTCTTAAGGTTTAATGCTTTGAATTTCTTTTACAATCATCAGTTCTACGAGGAGATAAAGTTTgtactttttattaaaaaaaattatttcagtCAATTTCTTGTGGTTTGAGATAGACTTGTTCTACAGGATTTGTCACAGGTTTAAAAATTAAAGTTGAATATTTTGTTAAAGGCTGAATTGTTAAACAAtactttattttttcaaaaacaaaatgacattGAACACTGCCGCTGTAGCTTTTGATGTCTCTGTGTGCATGACCAGGAAATGAATATTCTGATTATTCAGGGATGTTATATAGAATCATGTTTGAGTCCTTATCATCATATTTTAGATTGTGACATTTATGGTTGTTCTTATTTATTGCAACCAAATAGGTGAAAGTGAA comes from Pleuronectes platessa chromosome 17, fPlePla1.1, whole genome shotgun sequence and encodes:
- the slc35a1 gene encoding CMP-sialic acid transporter, which produces MAVENVSVVFKLYCLTVMTLVAATYTVVLRYTRTISSGDLYFSTTAVCITEVIKLVLSLGMLTKETGSLSRLKNALVEHVLYSPKELLKLSVPSVVYGVQNNMAFLALSNLDAAVYQVTYQLKIPCTALCTVLMLNRSLSRLQWFSVFMLCGGVTLVQWRPVEATKVQIEQNPLVGFMAIAVAVICSGFAGVYFEKVLKSSDTSLWVRNIQMYLSGIVVTLMGVFMKDGENVLEKGFFFGYTPWVCFVVLLASVGGLYTSVVVKYTDNIMKGFSAAAAIVISTVASVILFGLQITITFASGALLVCVSIYLYGLPKLDTSKLSQKDAESKQKLITV